Below is a window of Musa acuminata AAA Group cultivar baxijiao chromosome BXJ3-11, Cavendish_Baxijiao_AAA, whole genome shotgun sequence DNA.
acataatagagcaatcaTACTTTTTCTTGTGACTCTTTAttaagtatactgttaactgtatacagtataacactattattttgattttaatactattaatttttatttatttgaaattattattaaattagattttattaatttaatagcatatttttatttaaaattttaaataattatatttattaattatattatatatttttatattttagcgtctcacttcgctcgggcgagcgcctagcgcctcgggcgtttttggaccgtggcgccttttggcgcctagcgctttttaaatcactggtataATCCAACTCTTCTTTTAGTAATGGAACTTGCAACTCATAATAATTTGGATGTTTTAATCCCCCATAATATCtttcaatagcttcaatcatctctTTAAGACTATCAAAACGATACGTACTAAGGGGAAGGCCaatctgatagaagaagcgagcaatgtgttgaATTGTTTTTCCTCTTATTTTCATATCATAAGTATCACTTATATTTATTTGTCTTAATTTTGCTTTTGTTTGACCTTGTTGCTTTTGTGATctttgatacatatatatatattcgtcgatccttttttacctttcttaacaattatgacttttttttcttttctgtcatATACTCTTTTCCCACTTGCATTAACACTTTTCGAATaagcttcttcttcatcatctctaATGTGTTCAACATTATCTTTGGGTGAAATCTCATAAGATTCATTCCTTTGCATATTTTTTCAGTCATATAAGACAATAACTCTTCTTTTACATTAGGTGGACATCTCTTGCATATTGATGCATTCTTGAAGTTCCCTACTTGATGTTATTTTGCACGGAAAATATCACCTCTAGTTGTCTCATCACAAAAGATGCAAGTAACTGCATTAGGATTTTTAAGATCATTTACATAATTTTTGATGAATCTTTTGAATTACTTTGTGCACTTACCATTAATCTTGAAACCTAAATAGTTGTTCTAAATAAATAGATATTAGCaatgttaaaatctaaataggAACTATTATATGATTATACTAGATAACAATCTACTTTTAATAGTAGTTAGGAGGGGTAAAAGAGTCACCAACGGTGGAAAGTGGAGAAGGAGAGGGCGGCGGTGATGGAGAAACTTTCGGATGACGACAACGACAATGAAGGAAGCTGTGAACGGTACTAGCGATGATTGAGGAAGCttcgaacaacaacaacaatggagGAAGCTTCAGATGACAACAACGACGACAGAGGAAGCTGCAAACGATAGCAGTAGCAACGGAGAAAGCTTCAGACAAGGTGCCTACACCAACTAAGCTAGTTTTCAATCGAACTAGACTTTAGAGTCTGGTTCGATTGCTTTGTTTGAACTGGGCGCTTGCTTGAGGTGCCCGACACTTGGCTTCAAGTGAGCGCCCAAGTGGTGCTTCACTAAAGCGCACCACCTGGTCAAGTTTTGAGGCACGCGAGCCTCGCCTCACCTCACTTGAGCGCCTTGGCGAGTGCTCGGGCGCCTATTTAAACCACTGAACTCAAGCTTGAGTAGTTTGGATCAATGATTCAGCCCTATTAGGTTATTGTGTTGGTTATTTCGTTGAATCAAGTAATGATAATAGGAAGGGTTTCATAATATCACATATATGTACAGTAAGAATGGTCCCATGGGCACCTGAATAGAACCTATACAGCAGACAAGCTGCATGATGTCTTGGGTACATTCACTTCGACTACCATACGCAAATATGTATCACATATTTTTGGACATATGGTCACATACATTCATCTGtgaacatataaaaaatatcttgTGGTGTGTACTTATATTCTCCTCCATTCAGTGTGTTTCTCTTATATTATGACAATGGGATTAATTATACTTTACAAGCTATTTATTTAAAGGCTATTATAATTCTATGTATTCTTGGAGAGTCAAGGTACACTTATTCTaaatcagtgattgcaaaaggcgctcgcttaggcgctcgggcgaggcgaggcgaggcccgagcgcctcgctaatgtcccaggcgacacgcttcaaacaggcgccgcttgggcgctcgcccgagcccaggtgctgggcgcttcgggcgagcgcctgggtaaaccaaggcgacttaaccagaattttaggtctggttcggtcctggttcggttgttagttggttcaatcgaaccaactaaaccgatataaccctaaccctaacccaacactaacctgctgccgctgccgctctcgatcccgatcgcgatctcgtcgctcgctaccgctgctcccgctgccgttgctcgccgctgtcgctgctcgcgcctcctgcgagccctcccgctgctcgcgcctcccgcgagccctctcgctgctcgcgtctcctacgagccctcccgcgagccttcccgctgctcacgcctcccgctgctcgcgcctcccgcgagccctctcgcctcctgcgagccctcctgcgagccttcccgctgctcgcgcctccctcgaggcctcccgctgctcgcgccttccgctccctttccctttcccgctgccgctgccgtcactcgccgctgccgttgccgccgctcgccgctgctgttgccgctgccgccgctcgccgtcgctgctgccgccgctcgccgctgctactgccgctgctcgccgctgcttcctcgtttctccatcaggctcagtatactcttaatattaagtttatttgaattttaaaatgattaattttctgttaatagattaataatatattattttgattttaatgttgttaatttttatttatttgaaattattgttataattatattatatatttttataatttagataattttaaataattatattatatatttttataattatattatatatttttataattatattatatatttttataatttagcgcctcgcttcgctcgggcgagcgcctagcgcctcgggcgtttgtggaccttggcgcattttgacgcctagcgctttttaaatcactgttctaAATTTATAGATGTCTACAAAGAACTGGAATTCATATCTTGCACTTGTGGCCTTTTAGTTATAGACTGATCAGAGCAACAACACTTTAACAGATTCAATATCCTGGCTGTTATCCGAGTTACTTAACTGTGGGAATAGGTTTTTTAATAAACATCTTGCACCTTGTTAGTATGCTTTGGTGTTAGAATGTCATTTACAGAGACATCAGTCCAGTTCTTTTGGAAGCTTTCTTTCTTTGTTGTTTCCATTGTAATCAGTCTTTGCTTACTGATGGAGTTCCATATTCTTGGTCGTCTGAGCTTTTAGTTCTTTATTTTAACGCCAAAATGAGTATTAATTCAGCTTCCTTTTTTTGGTTCTTAATTTCTCTTCCTGTTTCATTTTGCAGTAGGCCAATGGAGGACGACACAAATGTATGTTTTctactctcaagtttttggtcttTTGGTTTCCTCTTGTATAGACAATTTGATACTTATGGCATGACCATTCATGAATTTGTCAATTTTTTTATGTCATCAAAGGCTTTAAAGTTAGATATTGCTCATTTTCTTCAAAGGCATTTGAAAAGTATGATGGGAGTTGTTATTCATCATCGTCTATTTAAAAAATTTGGATAATAGTACTTCAATGGATGAAGGATGTTTAATGATAAATTTTGTATATATGAATTTGTGGTTCTGCCAACAAATTCCAAGTTAGGTTTTTCACATCTTTAGTATGGGAGTCATTCTACATATGTTGTCGTGTCCATGTTTTAGTTCAAACCAACATGGCTAAACCCATATGGTTAGTTCAAACTGAATTCATTTTTAAGCTCTACCTGGAACACTCAGGTGTGTTTTTGTTTCAAACAGAGTTAGACAAGGAGCCCATTGTTGCTTCTTTCAGCATCTCTTATTACTTGAATTAGATGATTTCAATGGTTCTAGATCTGACTGTGTGTTTTGTGGTTCATGTTATAGATAATATCTGAGTATCATTTTCTACAAAATGAGCATAATGATCGGAATTTAGAGGGTCAATGTCTTTGTGTTGTTTGTATATGAAACATAATGACTGACGAGGTTAGGCATATGCAAAAATACCTATTTTAAGAATGCGTGAGAGCACAGAGCTTGCTAATCCATTGAGATCATAAAGAATTAGTGTTGAATGTATCAATCATTTTTTGTTGAAATAAATTATCACCAAGTATGgtgaaaacataaaaaatttgaagGAGCTGGCTGTTGATATATGtgactctattttttttttctcatccttGTTCTTTCACTTGTATACGATCATTCATTTTGACCAAATTCCTCCTCTTGACTAGTAAATGGAAATGGTGCATGATCTTTCTATTAAGTAGTTTCCAatcatagaaaataaaattagagTTTTGAAACTACAGTTTTCTTCAATATTAAGAACTTTGTTTCTGATTACTGCAAAGCCACATTATACTCAAATTCCATCTTTTCACTTGTACAAACATTTTCTTAGTTAGTTTAACATGTTCAACTCATATGTTCAGGccaaaaaagaagaggaggaattcAATACAGGACCTCTCTCTGTTCTGATGATGAGTGTCAAAAATAATACACAGGTATGAGGAGTTTTACATGTTCTATGATGCTAATGTTATGGTTGGGAGTGAGCTATTTAAAGTTTATTTAATACCTTGTTTTGGTTCTTTATTTAATGTGTTAAGCCATTTAAATGGATGCATAAATATGTTATACTTCTAAACAATTACAAGATTAAATAAGAAGAGAATATAGTGTTTTTTGTGATTATCATTACAGCATGACCATCTTAGTAGAGGTCTGATTTTGGATAAAGTGGCAAATGTTGGGGCATGTCGAACTTTCACCACCTCCCCATTTTTTCTGTAGTTCATTTGTCTTGAGATGTAATGGACAAGGAATATGCAAATGGTGGGTGAGGGGGTTGGCTGTGAATATCATTTGTCTTGTTAGTAGAGGTCTGATTTTGGATATAATGGCAAATATTGGGGCATGTCGAACTTTTGCCACCTCCCCATTTTTTCTGTAGTTCATTTGTCTTGAGATGTAATGGGCAAGGAATATTCAAATGGTGGGTGGGGGGGTTGGCTGtgaatattatatgtatatgtactgtTGTTTTTCTATGGGCCATTATTCCAGTTATTCAAATGAGAGAAAACAAAAATGTTTATTCTCtggttaattttatttttatattgttaTCCGAGTTAcattaacaatacatcttcagttGGCATCAGTATGTTTGTTCTGGGCATAGATATTGCTTCTTATTTTACAGTTATCTTTTGGAATTAAGCAAATTTGAGAATTGTACTGACACTTATGCTACAACAGGTGCTTATCAATTGCAGGAACAACAAGAAGCTACTTGGCCGCGTGAGAGCTTTTGATCGTCACTGTAACATGGTCCTTGAAAATGTTAGGGAAATGTGGACTGAGGTAACTTTACTACATATTTTCATCATTCATATCTTCTGACCATATCTAATAAACTTTTTTTGTCGCTGCAGATACCCAAGACAGGCAAgggaaagaagaaagcacttccaGTCAACAAGGATCGATTCATCAGTAAAATGTTCATTCGAGGGGATTCAGTCATCATTGTACTCAGGAATCCCAAGTGAGCCTTCTCAGCTTAAATGCCATTTCATGTAGGCACTGATATGCCATGAACTGTTATCTTGTTTTGGGACTGGCTAGAAGATACATCAGTCTTTATCATGTTGAACTTTGTTTCTTTTGAATACAATGGTTAGAATTGATGAGTATATGATTTGTGTTTAGTAATTTCTCACAAATGATGACTTGTCATGATTTTGGCTTTTAGTCGCACATTTGAATACTATGGCTCCTAATAAGCGACTTGTCACCACCCCCCAATTTCATCTGCTGACTTTCATGCTATAGTCATTCTCGTTTCTTTGAGCAACATCTTTCATAATTCTTTCCTTAAGACAGTATGGAATTTGGGTCATAAATCACTAGAGGTTGACATGTGTTCATTATTGTCTGCCGGTATCATATATAGTATAGTCAAGTACTTTAGGAGTTTTTTCTGCAAACATTATTATGTTAAAATTATGACCTTGATAAGGTAGCATCAGTTTTTCTGGAGTGGCAAGTAAGCCTGTTGTGACAGTGAGTTTGACATACTCTGCTGGGGATGCAAGATGAATTTAGATGCATTATGTTGATCGTATAGGCTTAGATATTGAACTGGTTCATTGTGTTATAGATAATTAACGACCAAAATAGAGAATGTCTTCAATTGTTTGTTGAATGGTCATTTTATAACTATTATTATTGTGTTGCATTGAATCCATCAAAGTAAATATGTTATAAAGGCACCATCTATGTTCAATTTGTAGCCCGATACTTAATTGGTATTATGCATATGCTAAACATTCATGTTTTATATCTACAAGTAGATAGAAATTGGTATCATACAGATCTCATGGGTTACCAAAACTAATATCAGAACCAGTATTTACAATCTTATATAACATAAATAAATACCACAAGTTCATGTATTATCTATACAAATAGATAGGCACAACTACCCTAGGATTTCCCATCTTCTACATCCTGAACAAACTCCATTCATTCTTTTGAAGTGCTACTGGAAGAGCTGCTTGACCAGTAGCAGTACATATAACAGGCATTGGCCTGTCAAGAATTGGCACCATCTGATTCCTAGGCCTAGCACATTTTCTCCTATAATTTCATAATCTGGTGGTCAATAACACTGTCTGTTCATGAGGGTAGAAGCTTCATGGATAATATTAGCTTTTGTATCATATCCTTTTGCAGGAAATctctattcttttttattttattttactttaCCCTATTGGAAATAAATAGAATGAGTCCATTACTTTTGGCCTCCCAAAAAGATGAAGGATCAGCAGATTGAAAAAATTAAAGCTAGAAAACATTGTTTGAGTTATACaaaaacatctgattcctccacaTTATAAATCTAGAATGGAGGGGAGTCAGGTTGAAAGAGTAGTGGGCAGCAATTCCTGAATAATCCACAGCAGCAGAGACACCAGAAGCTGCAATTATGAAAGAAGAGGCCACACCAATCAGTAAGACATTTACAGAGCGAACCAAAACATAGCAAAGTGGATTAAATTGGGGTCGATGCCATGCACCTAATTATGACTCTTGATCTGACACCAGCTACCTCCCAAACCTTTGCACTCCAGCTGACAGTCAGTGAATTAGTCAAAGAATCAGAGAGAAGCTAACAACCAGTCATGAGGCTAGAAAAATAAAGGCTAAAAAAAGAGATGATGTTGTTGTCAAATGAACCTATTTATATAGTTAAAATGAGTCTACAATAATTAATTTAGGATTAACTATTTTAAACTAACGGTTCAGGCTAATTATTTGATCGAATCACATCGTCCCAAGTAATATCAAAGTGGACTTATTATTGGGCACAATGAGAGATCCAAGCAGGAGTCGTAAATGAACTTGGATCAAATTAAATCGTGATAAAGGACCACTTGTGAATGAGCATAAATGAGGTTGAAATAAAATCCAAGGTTTGCTATTTCAAATTGTATCGCCTGGTTGGTTC
It encodes the following:
- the LOC103971626 gene encoding uncharacterized protein LOC103971626; the protein is MEDDTNAKKEEEEFNTGPLSVLMMSVKNNTQVLINCRNNKKLLGRVRAFDRHCNMVLENVREMWTEIPKTGKGKKKALPVNKDRFISKMFIRGDSVIIVLRNPK